TCGGAGACTCTGTAAATGAAAGTTGCCGGCACGACCAAGGCCCAGTAAACCAATCCTTACTAACGCTGACGACATGCTGCTCGGGCTCCTTTGTGAGTCGGTGATTGCAGCGACCGATAAGTTGACAATTCGGATATCCTAACACTAGACTACCGACCGGTAGAAGGTATTTTTCTTGCTGACTCTTTCAAGCTGGCGTTGTTACGGAATAGGAATTCTCATGGTCTCTTCGAATGGTCGAAATGACGAACAGCCCTTGGATGATTTGCACGAGTGGGAAGATGACTTGTTGCGAAGATATCCTGAGCCAGAGCAGGTGGGGAAATCATCGCAGTTCACAAACGCTGAGAAAAAACAGAACGAGTTTCGTGATTATGAAAAAGAGGCACGTCATTCGGTGCGTGAATTCTATCGATTGAATCACCTTTATCAAACGGTTGATTTCGTCCGAGCCAAGCGGGAGGAATTTCTCTCGCTCAATCAGCGACGGATGGGGGTGTGGAAGGGCTTGGAGTATCTGAACACGCTTGTTGATGACAGTGATCCAGATACCGACCTGTCCCAGATTCAGCATTTATTACAAACATCAGAGGCGATTCGCGCCGATGGACACCCACGCTGGTTCATTCTGGCCGGATTGATTCACGATTTGGGAAAAGTACTTTGTTTGTGGGATGAACCACAATGGGCGGTTGTGGGGGATACATTTCCAGTCGGCTGCAAGTTTTCCGAAAAGATCGTTTACTCCGAATTCTTCCAAGATAATCCTGATTACCAAAATGAAGAATACCAATCGGAGTTTGGGATCTATGAAGCTGGCTGTGGATTTGAGAATTTGCTGATGTCGTGGGGGCACGACGAATATATTTATCACGTCACGAAAGCTTATTTGCCCACCGAAGCTCAGTATATCTTGCGTTATCATTCGTTTTATTCAGCTCATCGCGAGGGTGAATACGGCCGGTTCATGAATGAACAGGATCGGGAATACTTCCATTGGGTGAAGGAATTTAACCCTTACGATCTCTACACCAAGAGCACCGAGCCTCCGAATGTCGAGCAGCTGAAACCCTACTATCAAGATTTGATCGGCGAGTTTTTTCCAGCCGATATCGCTTGGTAGATGAACGGAATTGAAAGGTGCCGCATGT
The Pirellulaceae bacterium genome window above contains:
- a CDS encoding inositol oxygenase family protein, whose amino-acid sequence is MVSSNGRNDEQPLDDLHEWEDDLLRRYPEPEQVGKSSQFTNAEKKQNEFRDYEKEARHSVREFYRLNHLYQTVDFVRAKREEFLSLNQRRMGVWKGLEYLNTLVDDSDPDTDLSQIQHLLQTSEAIRADGHPRWFILAGLIHDLGKVLCLWDEPQWAVVGDTFPVGCKFSEKIVYSEFFQDNPDYQNEEYQSEFGIYEAGCGFENLLMSWGHDEYIYHVTKAYLPTEAQYILRYHSFYSAHREGEYGRFMNEQDREYFHWVKEFNPYDLYTKSTEPPNVEQLKPYYQDLIGEFFPADIAW